Proteins encoded by one window of bacterium:
- a CDS encoding cytochrome c oxidase subunit II, translating to MSIHQPPADWFKAPDSTERLWVGLALIWCLVMFIAMPYWYFYGKQNSVGEGYLVEPMEFSQRVSKFVETNKVGELKGIPIVEAAPGGDVYLQAMMWSWFPVIQMRKDQTYRLHISSLDLQHGFSIQPLNMNFQILPGYDHVLTITPTSAGEFSIVCNEFCGIGHHLMTGRILVVE from the coding sequence ATGAGTATCCATCAGCCACCGGCTGACTGGTTCAAGGCACCGGACAGCACCGAGCGCCTGTGGGTGGGACTCGCGTTGATCTGGTGCCTGGTGATGTTCATCGCCATGCCGTACTGGTATTTTTACGGCAAGCAGAACAGCGTCGGTGAGGGGTACCTCGTCGAGCCGATGGAGTTCAGCCAGCGTGTCAGCAAGTTCGTAGAGACCAATAAGGTCGGCGAATTGAAGGGCATTCCGATCGTCGAGGCGGCGCCGGGAGGCGACGTCTATCTACAGGCGATGATGTGGAGCTGGTTCCCGGTCATCCAGATGCGCAAGGATCAAACCTACCGTCTGCACATCTCGTCGTTGGACCTGCAACACGGCTTCTCGATACAGCCGCTCAACATGAACTTCCAGATCCTGCCCGGCTACGACCACGTACTGACCATCACGCCGACGAGTGCCGGCGAATTTTCGATCGTATGCAACGAGTTCTGCGGTATCGGGCACCACCTGATGACCGGCCGCATTCTCGTCGTCGAGTAG
- a CDS encoding cytochrome c oxidase subunit I, whose amino-acid sequence MTTTTIGDVPFEGGASGNHQGAVRSCDTTGLPVCLGAQRFIKLHAVVAVVWLLIGGTAAILIALTRWPAVHLLPADWYYRLLTLHGLDMLIFMILNFEIAILYFAGTTLLNCRLASTKAAWLAFALMLIGGIMVNIAVLNGSSDVLLTSYVPLKASPWFYLGIILLAVGALVAVINFLATLYIAKRDHTYEGSVPLVVFGATAAAIIAVVTLLHGAVVMIPTWLWSMGVVEYIDPAWYRITWWALGHMSQQINVCAMVSVWYLLGTLTVGAQPVSQLVCRGAFVLYILFINVASAHHILVDPAVGASWKIWNTGYAMYLAVLASMIHGLTVPASIEVAQRKKGFNRGLFGWLVAAPWSNPGFSGFFLSLIIFGFGGGITGVVLGTQQINIMAHNTLRIPGHFHVTVVGGTALAFMAVTYYVVPLIFQREFYLKTWCRIQPWLFGGGITLMSIGMSFAGSYGVPRRHWDMEFTGAMFSTGFDSGAHLMLGLMGVGAIIAVTGLLVFVLLVVAAVFFGRSNAGRAMTPWHEERQVAEKFRTEDTAGDDEHSMPGTLVLALFFLACFVVYYFANWMWLADVWHVR is encoded by the coding sequence ATGACCACGACGACCATCGGAGACGTCCCGTTCGAAGGCGGGGCTTCGGGAAACCACCAGGGCGCAGTCCGCAGTTGCGATACAACGGGCCTGCCCGTCTGCCTGGGCGCACAGCGCTTCATCAAGCTTCACGCAGTAGTCGCCGTCGTGTGGCTACTCATCGGCGGCACCGCCGCCATCCTGATCGCACTCACGCGTTGGCCGGCCGTGCATCTGCTCCCCGCAGACTGGTACTACCGGCTTCTGACACTGCACGGTCTCGACATGCTGATCTTCATGATCTTGAACTTCGAGATCGCGATCCTGTATTTCGCAGGCACGACGTTGCTGAATTGCCGACTAGCATCGACCAAGGCCGCCTGGCTCGCTTTCGCGCTGATGCTGATCGGCGGCATCATGGTGAATATCGCGGTACTGAACGGCAGTAGCGATGTGCTGTTGACGTCGTACGTGCCCCTCAAGGCCAGCCCCTGGTTCTACCTGGGCATCATCCTCCTGGCCGTGGGTGCGCTGGTCGCAGTAATCAACTTCTTGGCCACGCTCTATATCGCGAAGCGAGACCACACCTACGAGGGTTCGGTGCCGCTCGTGGTATTTGGCGCGACGGCTGCCGCCATCATCGCAGTCGTGACCCTCTTGCACGGCGCGGTCGTGATGATCCCGACCTGGCTGTGGTCGATGGGCGTGGTCGAGTACATCGATCCGGCCTGGTACCGCATAACCTGGTGGGCACTGGGCCATATGTCCCAGCAGATCAACGTATGCGCAATGGTCTCGGTCTGGTATCTGCTGGGGACACTGACTGTAGGAGCTCAGCCGGTAAGTCAGCTCGTGTGCCGGGGCGCTTTCGTGCTCTACATCTTGTTCATCAACGTGGCTTCGGCCCACCACATCCTGGTCGATCCGGCCGTGGGCGCAAGCTGGAAGATCTGGAACACCGGTTACGCCATGTACCTGGCCGTACTGGCTTCGATGATCCACGGCCTGACCGTACCGGCCTCGATCGAGGTCGCCCAGCGCAAGAAGGGCTTCAACCGCGGTCTGTTCGGCTGGCTGGTGGCAGCTCCGTGGAGCAACCCGGGTTTCTCGGGTTTCTTCCTTTCGCTGATCATTTTCGGCTTCGGCGGCGGCATCACCGGAGTCGTGCTGGGCACGCAACAGATCAACATCATGGCGCACAACACACTGCGCATTCCCGGGCACTTCCACGTGACCGTCGTAGGCGGTACGGCACTGGCTTTCATGGCAGTCACCTACTATGTGGTGCCCCTGATTTTCCAGCGCGAGTTCTACCTGAAGACCTGGTGCCGCATCCAGCCGTGGCTGTTCGGCGGCGGTATCACCCTGATGTCGATCGGCATGTCGTTCGCAGGTTCCTACGGGGTCCCGCGCCGGCACTGGGACATGGAGTTCACAGGGGCCATGTTCTCGACCGGATTCGACTCGGGCGCACACCTGATGCTGGGCTTGATGGGAGTGGGTGCGATCATCGCAGTCACCGGCCTGTTGGTATTCGTCCTGCTCGTGGTCGCGGCCGTATTCTTCGGCCGCTCGAACGCGGGCCGCGCGATGACACCGTGGCACGAGGAACGGCAGGTCGCCGAGAAGTTCCGCACCGAAGACACAGCCGGAGATGACGAACACAGCATGCCGGGAACTCTTGTACTGGCACTGTTCTTCCTGGCCTGCTTCGTCGTGTACTACTTCGCCAACTGGATGTGGCTGGCCGACGTCTGGCACGTGCGCTGA
- a CDS encoding SCO family protein, with protein MERITRFVTGGGLPAFALPLLVFYQGLLVALLFTPPAATGLGAFAEDFRLWCFGYDPSTGNLRWGPVVAMLLPPLVLGVAFLVFWWKQLGEMAMRPMTLIRPAALAASLVIAAAFVFSLLGGSSPQAGDLSFPADALRTSFKPPEISLTSHTGEPVDLARLKGKVVLVTAVYASCPHTCPLILTQAKKAIAELDPTERRDLHVIGVTIDPSNDSPEVLAELAEMHDLTPPLYNLVTGDTAEVERVLDDLGVARQYNEETGQIDHANLFVLVDRSGRIAYRFSLGENQQRWLVSGLRVLLHEPGNLG; from the coding sequence ATGGAACGGATCACGCGCTTCGTAACGGGGGGCGGGCTACCCGCCTTTGCGCTGCCACTGCTGGTCTTCTATCAGGGGTTGCTGGTCGCTCTCCTGTTCACGCCACCCGCGGCGACGGGGCTGGGTGCGTTCGCTGAGGATTTCCGTCTCTGGTGTTTCGGTTACGACCCGTCGACGGGCAATCTGAGATGGGGCCCGGTTGTGGCCATGCTCCTACCACCACTGGTGCTGGGCGTGGCCTTTCTGGTTTTCTGGTGGAAACAGCTGGGCGAGATGGCGATGCGACCGATGACGCTGATCCGACCGGCCGCACTCGCGGCCAGCCTGGTCATTGCCGCCGCTTTCGTCTTCTCCCTGCTAGGCGGCAGCAGCCCGCAGGCGGGCGACCTGAGTTTTCCGGCAGACGCATTGCGCACGAGTTTCAAACCGCCCGAGATCTCGCTGACCAGCCACACAGGGGAACCCGTCGACCTGGCACGATTGAAAGGCAAGGTCGTCCTGGTGACGGCTGTCTACGCCAGTTGCCCGCACACCTGCCCGCTGATCCTGACCCAGGCAAAAAAAGCCATCGCCGAACTGGATCCCACTGAGCGCCGAGATCTGCACGTGATCGGCGTGACCATCGACCCCTCCAACGACAGCCCGGAAGTACTCGCCGAGCTGGCCGAGATGCACGACCTGACACCCCCTCTTTACAACCTGGTGACCGGTGACACCGCGGAAGTAGAGCGGGTTCTCGACGATCTCGGCGTCGCCAGGCAGTACAACGAAGAAACTGGACAGATCGACCACGCCAATCTCTTCGTTCTGGTGGACCGAAGCGGTCGCATCGCGTACCGCTTCTCGCTTGGAGAGAACCAGCAGCGCTGGCTGGTTTCGGGCCTGCGCGTGCTACTGCACGAGCCCGGAAACCTTGGCTGA
- a CDS encoding hydrogenase iron-sulfur subunit, translating to MAEQAPSLGQPVRAHGVLERLERGFLYLDRLVETFLPRSLNALHHTGAIAITALFVATVTGVLLLLWYRPSVHMSYSSVAAMSSHPWTAGLMRSLHRYSSDACVFFVLIHFLRVLFEGRFAGARWLAWVTGVITVGFLEVVGWSGYWLVWDARAQHIATGTARMLDVLPIVVDPMGRSFLFDEAVNSLLFFVVFFIHMLVPISLAIGLWLHLTRVSRSRFVTETPMTIWTLGLLMLLSVAYPATNAPIADLTALGQSFTMDWWYLMPLAFTDRLSGGALWSLALVVGPVLGTFPWWMTRGKPKPARVDPARCNECLQCYNDCPFEAITMIPRTEANPRYALQADVNPARCVGCGICSGSCDSIAIDLDWFNIREQRKKIEGWLAEAAERDEKIDIAVTCTSSAGGLLSIDRETGVCSELPGYRVLEAPCAGWLHPLTLERALRRGADRAIIIGCGGECHYREGTDWLNLRLSGERNPTLRTQFVERERISTLFFDRTRKAEMIRVANTLHDDGTRAASKPLSTLRMGLAFVTTAVITAMIIGLVSDLNYSAPQADGSQLVVTFKHPGQMSEDCHELSEEEKAALPVHMRLEKICDRGRSDVRLAVYLDGASVLERAYPPAGFWGDLNSLAIEEINVKPGEHLVGVKIGDSRDPDEWTFVAERKLTFGLDKREVVAFDRLAGFKWY from the coding sequence TTGGCTGAGCAGGCTCCGTCGCTAGGGCAACCCGTCCGCGCACACGGGGTCCTGGAACGACTCGAACGCGGTTTTCTGTACCTGGATCGACTGGTTGAGACGTTCCTCCCCCGATCGCTGAACGCCCTGCACCACACCGGCGCGATCGCAATCACCGCTCTTTTTGTCGCCACCGTCACGGGCGTGCTGCTGTTGCTCTGGTACCGACCGAGCGTCCACATGTCCTACTCATCGGTCGCGGCCATGTCGAGTCATCCTTGGACCGCCGGACTGATGCGCTCGCTGCACCGCTATAGCTCCGACGCCTGCGTTTTCTTCGTGCTGATCCACTTCCTGCGCGTACTTTTTGAAGGGCGCTTTGCGGGGGCGCGCTGGTTGGCCTGGGTCACCGGGGTGATCACCGTCGGTTTTCTGGAGGTCGTCGGCTGGAGTGGTTACTGGCTGGTCTGGGATGCTCGCGCCCAGCACATTGCGACCGGCACGGCGCGCATGCTCGACGTACTGCCGATCGTGGTAGACCCGATGGGGCGCTCCTTCCTGTTCGACGAAGCGGTCAACTCCCTGCTCTTCTTCGTCGTCTTCTTCATCCACATGCTGGTTCCAATCAGCCTCGCGATCGGCCTTTGGCTGCACCTGACACGTGTGAGTCGCTCGCGATTCGTCACCGAAACTCCGATGACGATCTGGACCCTGGGCCTTTTGATGCTGCTCTCGGTGGCCTATCCGGCGACGAATGCTCCTATCGCCGACCTGACCGCACTCGGGCAGAGCTTCACCATGGACTGGTGGTACCTGATGCCGCTCGCGTTCACCGACCGCTTATCCGGAGGCGCACTCTGGTCACTGGCGCTCGTGGTCGGTCCGGTGCTCGGCACCTTCCCCTGGTGGATGACCCGAGGCAAACCGAAACCCGCACGCGTCGACCCCGCGCGCTGCAATGAGTGCCTGCAGTGTTACAACGATTGCCCCTTCGAGGCGATCACGATGATCCCCCGCACCGAAGCCAACCCGCGCTACGCCCTCCAGGCCGACGTGAATCCCGCGCGCTGCGTAGGTTGCGGAATCTGCTCGGGTTCCTGTGACTCCATCGCGATCGACCTGGACTGGTTCAACATCCGCGAACAGCGCAAGAAGATCGAAGGATGGCTGGCTGAAGCCGCAGAAAGGGACGAAAAGATCGATATCGCCGTCACCTGCACGAGTTCTGCGGGCGGCCTCCTTTCGATCGACCGCGAAACCGGCGTTTGCAGCGAATTGCCGGGCTACCGCGTGCTCGAGGCACCGTGTGCGGGCTGGCTGCATCCCCTTACGCTCGAGCGAGCACTGCGTCGCGGCGCCGATCGCGCGATCATCATCGGCTGTGGCGGAGAGTGCCACTATCGCGAGGGCACCGACTGGCTGAATCTTCGCCTGTCGGGGGAGCGCAATCCGACGCTGCGCACGCAATTCGTGGAGCGTGAGCGCATTTCCACGCTGTTCTTCGACCGCACGCGCAAAGCCGAGATGATTCGGGTCGCGAACACGCTTCACGACGATGGAACACGCGCGGCATCGAAACCCCTTTCGACTTTGCGCATGGGCCTGGCGTTCGTCACTACCGCCGTTATTACCGCGATGATCATCGGGTTGGTGAGCGATCTCAATTACTCCGCGCCGCAGGCCGATGGCTCGCAGCTCGTCGTTACGTTCAAACACCCCGGGCAGATGAGTGAAGACTGCCACGAACTCTCGGAGGAAGAGAAGGCTGCGCTTCCCGTGCATATGCGCCTGGAGAAGATCTGCGACCGGGGACGCTCGGATGTGCGCCTGGCCGTGTACCTGGATGGCGCATCCGTCCTGGAACGCGCCTACCCACCTGCGGGTTTCTGGGGCGATCTCAACAGCCTCGCTATCGAGGAGATCAACGTGAAACCGGGCGAACATCTCGTTGGCGTAAAGATCGGGGACAGCCGCGATCCCGATGAGTGGACCTTCGTCGCAGAGCGCAAACTGACTTTCGGCCTGGATAAGCGCGAAGTGGTCGCATTCGACCGGCTCGCCGGTTTCAAGTGGTACTGA
- the cyoE gene encoding protoheme IX farnesyltransferase has protein sequence MTVVDPGIALTSKRTWSDRARAYFSLTRPRLLPLVLLTGPAAMMLGSAWPGAGTATAIVVATGLLTGAAGTLNAWYERDRDALMERTRDRALPAQRISPRSALCFGLLLATLGLVLVGAAGGWLAFAIGLAALLHYLLVYTVWLKPRTPLAVVVGGISGAISPLVAGAAASGQIDLWSLGLFAIVFVWQPPHFWAIALYRRDEYAKAGFPVLPSAIGARATRWHQLAWALALIPVTLIPWLIGPLGFGYLVTAVAGGTFFCLRIIQAMRCNSKTADRAVFAASLLYLTGLFAVLTLELVWA, from the coding sequence ATGACGGTCGTGGACCCGGGCATCGCGCTGACTTCGAAAAGGACCTGGTCCGATCGGGCTCGCGCCTACTTCTCCCTCACACGCCCCCGTCTGCTGCCGCTCGTCTTGTTGACGGGGCCTGCGGCAATGATGCTCGGGAGCGCGTGGCCGGGAGCGGGCACGGCGACGGCGATCGTCGTGGCTACGGGCCTGCTGACCGGCGCTGCCGGTACTCTCAATGCCTGGTACGAGCGCGACCGGGACGCACTCATGGAGCGCACACGCGACCGCGCGCTACCGGCTCAGCGGATCTCCCCTCGGAGCGCACTCTGTTTCGGGCTGTTGCTAGCGACACTCGGGCTCGTGCTCGTTGGCGCCGCCGGTGGCTGGCTTGCCTTCGCAATCGGCCTGGCCGCCCTGCTCCACTATCTGCTCGTCTACACCGTCTGGCTGAAACCGCGAACTCCGCTCGCGGTGGTCGTGGGAGGGATCTCGGGAGCGATCTCTCCACTGGTTGCGGGCGCAGCCGCTTCTGGCCAGATCGACCTCTGGAGCCTGGGACTGTTTGCGATCGTATTCGTGTGGCAGCCACCCCATTTCTGGGCAATCGCCCTGTATCGCCGCGATGAATACGCCAAAGCTGGATTCCCGGTATTGCCCAGCGCAATCGGGGCCCGCGCCACCCGCTGGCACCAACTCGCCTGGGCTCTCGCGTTGATTCCGGTGACGCTGATTCCCTGGCTGATCGGCCCGCTCGGTTTTGGTTACCTCGTCACAGCCGTGGCCGGCGGAACCTTCTTCTGCCTGCGCATCATTCAGGCTATGCGCTGTAATTCGAAGACAGCCGATCGAGCGGTCTTCGCGGCTTCGCTTCTCTACCTGACCGGCTTGTTCGCGGTACTCACTCTCGAACTCGTGTGGGCCTGA
- the nosZ gene encoding Sec-dependent nitrous-oxide reductase has product MKARELTQKDVLAAAKTYVPTGKRDEYLVFSSGGQNGSVIVYGIPSMRLLKYIAVFAPEPWQGYGFEEESKRVLEQGYMNGREITWGDTHHPALSETGGNYDGQYLFINDKANPRLAVIDLHDFEAKQIVVNPIFQSSHGGAFVSNDTEYVIEAAQYPAPLGGEYAPLQQFDDKYRGGVTYWKFNREKGRLEPENSFSIELPPYSQDLSDFGKGPSESWTFTNSFCTERYVGGIELGRPPFEAGCSAKDTDYLHMVNWRKAVKVAAAGKTTKINGHNVISIETAVKEGLVFLIPEPKSPHGVDVSPDGKYIVISGKLDSHVSVYSFAKMKAAIDAKKFASTDPYGIPILDLKESLHTQLALGLGPLHSQFGSEPGVVYTSLYVDSQVARWNYLEGKLLDKISIHYNIGHLMTMHGDTVAPEGKYLVSLNKLAIDRFNPVGPLHPQNHQLIDISGKKMQLLYDMPLPLGEPHYAQAIRASLLKPRVRYKSGTNTRTGQRSPFKTRAGEERIERNGKKVEVFGTLIRSHITPEIIEVEEGDEVTIHLSNLERAEDQTHGFTVSKYNVHGSFEPGETATVAFTADVAGVFPYYCTEFCSALHLEMEGYLLVRPKGFVAPVGELEAKERYTKADFEKQVKTNVETQAVIDSVVAYITSVNYKSFPEVASLMEDAVDQLGRMEGAKEKAETAAAAGDYQNATLWAGQWWQYQVKAADIGLRAKTFLEQHGATPVQ; this is encoded by the coding sequence ATGAAAGCTCGCGAACTGACTCAGAAAGACGTGCTGGCCGCAGCCAAAACCTACGTACCGACGGGCAAGCGCGACGAGTACCTCGTGTTCAGCTCGGGCGGTCAGAACGGCTCGGTCATCGTGTACGGCATTCCTTCGATGCGCCTTCTGAAGTACATCGCGGTATTCGCGCCCGAGCCGTGGCAGGGCTACGGCTTCGAGGAAGAAAGCAAGCGGGTGCTCGAGCAAGGCTATATGAACGGGCGGGAAATCACCTGGGGCGACACGCATCACCCCGCGCTTTCCGAAACCGGAGGCAACTACGACGGCCAGTACCTGTTCATCAATGACAAGGCCAATCCGCGCCTCGCGGTGATCGACCTGCACGACTTCGAGGCCAAGCAGATCGTCGTCAATCCGATCTTCCAGTCCTCGCACGGCGGTGCGTTCGTTTCCAACGACACGGAGTACGTGATCGAAGCCGCGCAGTATCCCGCGCCTCTGGGTGGTGAGTATGCGCCGCTGCAACAGTTCGACGACAAGTATCGCGGCGGCGTCACCTACTGGAAGTTCAACCGCGAGAAGGGGCGACTCGAGCCCGAAAACTCGTTCTCGATCGAACTTCCGCCGTACTCACAAGACCTGAGTGACTTCGGCAAGGGGCCCAGCGAATCCTGGACATTCACGAACTCGTTTTGCACTGAGCGATACGTGGGCGGGATCGAACTCGGGCGTCCGCCCTTCGAGGCCGGTTGCTCGGCCAAGGACACCGACTACCTGCACATGGTCAATTGGCGCAAAGCGGTGAAGGTCGCGGCGGCCGGCAAGACGACAAAGATAAACGGACATAACGTCATTTCGATCGAGACGGCCGTGAAGGAAGGCCTGGTCTTTCTGATTCCCGAACCGAAGAGCCCCCACGGAGTCGATGTGTCGCCCGACGGCAAGTACATCGTGATCTCGGGCAAGCTCGACTCGCACGTATCGGTCTATAGCTTCGCGAAGATGAAAGCCGCGATCGACGCCAAGAAGTTCGCATCGACCGACCCCTACGGGATTCCAATCCTCGATCTCAAGGAGTCTTTGCACACCCAACTGGCGCTTGGACTGGGCCCCCTGCACTCGCAGTTCGGTTCCGAGCCGGGCGTGGTCTACACCTCGCTGTATGTAGACTCGCAGGTGGCGCGCTGGAACTATCTCGAAGGCAAGCTGCTCGACAAGATCTCCATCCACTACAACATCGGCCACCTGATGACCATGCACGGAGATACGGTCGCGCCGGAAGGCAAGTATCTCGTGTCCTTGAACAAGCTGGCGATCGACCGTTTCAATCCGGTCGGCCCGTTACATCCGCAGAACCACCAACTGATCGACATCTCGGGCAAGAAGATGCAACTGCTCTACGATATGCCACTTCCGCTGGGAGAACCGCACTACGCCCAGGCGATCCGCGCGTCCCTCCTTAAACCGCGGGTGCGCTACAAGTCGGGCACGAACACCCGAACAGGTCAACGCTCACCTTTCAAGACGCGTGCTGGAGAAGAGCGTATCGAGCGCAACGGCAAGAAGGTCGAAGTCTTCGGTACGTTGATCCGCTCGCACATCACGCCCGAGATCATCGAAGTCGAAGAAGGGGATGAAGTCACCATCCACCTGAGCAATCTGGAGCGGGCCGAGGACCAGACGCATGGATTCACGGTCAGCAAGTACAACGTGCACGGCTCTTTCGAGCCAGGCGAGACTGCGACGGTTGCCTTCACCGCTGACGTCGCGGGAGTCTTCCCGTACTACTGCACGGAGTTCTGCTCTGCGTTGCACCTGGAGATGGAAGGTTATCTGCTCGTCAGACCCAAGGGCTTCGTGGCCCCGGTCGGCGAACTCGAAGCCAAGGAACGTTACACCAAGGCTGACTTCGAAAAGCAGGTAAAGACCAACGTAGAAACCCAGGCCGTGATCGATTCAGTCGTTGCCTACATCACGAGCGTCAACTACAAGAGCTTTCCCGAAGTGGCGAGTCTGATGGAAGACGCCGTCGATCAACTCGGCCGCATGGAAGGAGCCAAGGAGAAGGCGGAAACAGCCGCAGCCGCCGGAGACTATCAGAACGCGACTCTCTGGGCCGGACAGTGGTGGCAATACCAGGTAAAGGCCGCCGACATCGGTCTTCGGGCAAAGACTTTCCTGGAGCAACACGGCGCGACACCGGTGCAGTAG
- a CDS encoding c-type cytochrome produces MTLALAWAGSGSAEDSGKNPDGATLYNERTCVACHGKDAKTPILPVYPKLAGQNADYMLQQMKDIKSGARNNANTAAMRAVMVLVNEQEMGALASYISTLKP; encoded by the coding sequence CTGACCCTCGCTCTGGCATGGGCCGGCTCGGGAAGCGCAGAAGATTCCGGCAAGAATCCAGACGGCGCGACGCTGTATAACGAACGCACTTGCGTCGCCTGTCACGGGAAGGATGCGAAAACCCCGATCCTACCCGTGTATCCGAAACTCGCCGGGCAAAACGCCGACTACATGCTGCAACAGATGAAGGACATCAAGAGCGGCGCGCGTAACAACGCGAATACAGCGGCGATGAGGGCTGTGATGGTCCTGGTAAATGAACAAGAGATGGGAGCTCTGGCGAGCTACATCTCCACCCTCAAGCCATAA
- a CDS encoding cytochrome c4: protein MLSPRTPASIIVLLLLVFTPALALAQAPAKSEGIESEGYKWNDMIGEKVKALTLEGDIENGEEAYEICAACHLPNGAGRPDGTFPQLAGQHSTVLIKQIADIREGRRDNPTMYPFAKTLVDPQELADVAAYIQTLPIPTGAGKGGGEALELGEKLYKRDCTSCHGKFGEGNKDKFFPVLAGQHYKYLLRQIGDIAEGRRRNANPDMVKVVKSYKEDELKAVVDYMSRLRWPEREAKD, encoded by the coding sequence ATGCTCAGTCCGCGAACACCCGCTTCCATCATCGTATTGCTGCTGCTCGTCTTCACGCCCGCACTGGCACTAGCTCAGGCACCAGCCAAGAGCGAAGGCATCGAGTCAGAGGGCTATAAGTGGAACGACATGATCGGAGAGAAGGTCAAGGCGCTCACGCTCGAAGGTGACATCGAGAACGGCGAAGAAGCGTATGAGATCTGCGCCGCCTGCCACCTGCCCAACGGCGCGGGTCGTCCTGACGGAACCTTTCCGCAGCTTGCGGGCCAGCACTCGACGGTGTTGATCAAACAGATCGCGGATATTCGCGAGGGACGGCGCGATAACCCGACCATGTACCCCTTCGCCAAGACGCTTGTCGATCCCCAGGAGTTGGCAGACGTGGCGGCCTACATCCAGACCCTGCCGATTCCCACCGGCGCAGGGAAGGGTGGAGGCGAAGCACTGGAACTGGGCGAGAAGCTCTACAAGCGCGACTGTACTTCGTGTCACGGGAAATTCGGCGAAGGGAACAAGGACAAGTTCTTCCCCGTACTCGCGGGCCAGCACTACAAGTACCTGCTTCGACAGATCGGCGACATTGCCGAAGGACGACGCCGAAATGCCAACCCCGATATGGTGAAGGTGGTCAAGAGTTACAAAGAAGATGAACTGAAGGCCGTGGTCGACTACATGTCTCGACTGCGCTGGCCCGAGCGCGAAGCCAAGGACTGA
- the nosD gene encoding nitrous oxide reductase family maturation protein NosD, with the protein MSQALRFDARRKRALLAALWLALLLPSAEAVPGSGLPSFQRLVDATPTGGLLQPKAGIYAGPVVIRRAMRIDGANSVEIRNGGVGTVVTINGDDIVLRGLHLSGSGEIHDTLDACVRVRGHRNTIEQNRLDDCLFGIELQKSDDNLLRGNTITSKPLMMGLRGDGIRLWYSMRNRIEHNRIRDVRDTVVWYSRDNVISDNVTSGSRYALHFMYAQENVVERNDYHGNLVGIFLMYSDDVIVRDNRIYRSVGPTGMGIGFKETSRVRVERNSILYNAAGIYLDVSPYQPGSTNQILDNRIAFNGSGVLFHTDWPGNVLSGNRFEGNHAQVAVRGGGSVRRNSWKGNYWDDYQGFDRDADGIGDTPYKLMAYSDRLWMEVAAIEFFRASPALEALDFLERLLPFSKPTVILEDSQPVFHGDGD; encoded by the coding sequence GTGAGCCAGGCGCTTCGCTTTGATGCGCGGCGGAAGCGCGCCCTCCTAGCCGCGCTCTGGCTGGCTCTCCTGCTGCCAAGCGCGGAAGCCGTACCCGGTTCTGGGCTTCCCTCGTTTCAGAGACTCGTCGATGCCACGCCCACAGGAGGTCTGCTCCAGCCCAAGGCAGGAATCTACGCTGGGCCAGTCGTCATACGCCGAGCCATGCGTATCGACGGCGCGAACTCGGTCGAGATCCGCAACGGAGGCGTGGGTACGGTCGTGACCATCAATGGCGATGACATCGTGCTGCGCGGACTGCACCTGAGCGGATCCGGCGAGATTCACGATACCCTGGACGCCTGTGTTCGGGTTCGAGGCCACCGGAATACGATCGAACAGAACCGACTCGACGATTGCCTGTTCGGAATCGAACTCCAGAAATCTGACGACAATCTGCTGCGCGGGAATACGATCACCTCCAAGCCCTTGATGATGGGCCTGCGCGGTGACGGGATCCGGCTGTGGTACAGCATGCGCAATCGTATTGAACACAATCGGATTCGCGACGTGCGCGACACAGTCGTCTGGTATTCGCGCGACAACGTGATCTCAGACAACGTCACGAGTGGAAGCCGCTACGCGCTGCACTTCATGTACGCCCAGGAGAACGTGGTCGAGCGAAATGACTACCACGGAAATCTGGTAGGCATTTTTCTCATGTACAGCGACGACGTGATCGTCCGAGACAACCGCATCTATCGATCGGTGGGTCCCACGGGAATGGGGATCGGCTTCAAGGAGACGAGCAGAGTCCGAGTAGAGCGCAATTCGATCCTGTACAACGCCGCCGGTATCTATCTGGACGTCTCACCCTACCAGCCTGGATCGACCAATCAGATCCTCGACAATCGGATCGCGTTCAACGGAAGCGGGGTGCTGTTCCACACGGACTGGCCGGGGAATGTGCTCAGCGGGAATCGCTTTGAAGGCAATCACGCCCAGGTAGCCGTTCGCGGGGGTGGGAGCGTGCGACGCAATTCCTGGAAGGGCAACTACTGGGACGATTACCAGGGCTTCGATCGCGATGCAGACGGGATCGGAGACACGCCTTACAAGCTGATGGCCTACTCCGATCGGCTCTGGATGGAAGTTGCGGCCATCGAATTCTTCCGAGCCTCACCCGCACTCGAAGCACTCGACTTCCTCGAACGCCTACTCCCCTTCAGCAAGCCAACCGTCATTCTCGAAGACTCACAGCCTGTCTTCCATGGGGATGGAGACTGA